The following proteins are encoded in a genomic region of Vibrio tasmaniensis:
- a CDS encoding phosphoadenylyl-sulfate reductase translates to MHNSVASKLKLAELLALTKTEQILRLGQINAELEQLTALERVKWALENLEGTHVVSSSFGIQAALMLHLVTQAKPDIPVILTDTGYLFPETYRFIDELSQKLTLNLQVFRAQQSSNWQEAQYGKLWDQGIEGIEKYNKLNKVEPMRRALDELEAGTWFSGLRREQSQSRANLPILSIQNGVFKFLPVIDWTNKDVHYYLEEHGLSYHPLREQGYLSVGDTHTTKKWEPGMTEEETRFNGLKRECGLHEDDGEQYGSGI, encoded by the coding sequence ATGCATAATTCTGTCGCTTCAAAATTGAAGTTAGCAGAGCTACTCGCATTGACTAAGACGGAGCAGATACTTCGTCTTGGACAAATTAATGCTGAGTTAGAACAGCTAACTGCATTAGAAAGAGTGAAGTGGGCTCTGGAAAACTTAGAAGGAACACATGTGGTGTCTTCTAGTTTCGGAATTCAAGCAGCATTGATGCTGCACTTAGTGACTCAAGCCAAACCCGATATTCCAGTTATTCTGACAGACACCGGGTACCTATTCCCAGAAACGTATCGCTTTATAGATGAGTTAAGTCAGAAATTGACTTTAAACCTTCAAGTCTTTCGCGCACAACAGAGCTCTAATTGGCAAGAAGCGCAATATGGCAAACTTTGGGATCAAGGTATAGAAGGAATAGAGAAGTATAACAAGCTTAATAAAGTCGAACCGATGAGAAGAGCGCTGGATGAACTAGAGGCTGGCACTTGGTTTTCAGGGTTGCGAAGAGAGCAATCTCAATCGCGCGCAAACTTGCCGATCTTATCTATCCAAAATGGTGTGTTTAAGTTCTTGCCAGTAATAGATTGGACAAATAAAGATGTTCACTATTACTTGGAAGAGCATGGCCTTAGTTACCACCCACTTCGTGAGCAGGGGTACCTTTCTGTTGGAGATACTCATACGACTAAGAAATGGGAACCGGGTATGACTGAAGAAGAAACCCGTTTTAATGGCCTAAAAAGAGAATGTGGTCTCCATGAAGACGATGGAGAGCAATATGGCTCTGGGATTTAG
- a CDS encoding assimilatory sulfite reductase (NADPH) flavoprotein subunit, whose translation MSLNKKESSQNNNAQSGANELPGLAAPLNDQQLGHLQQTVSELSSQQLAWVSGYLWGVSQTQPVGAAAPIAQAAAAVAAKPAGKLSIIFASQTGNAKGVAESLEAEAKALGIAVELFDASDYKGKNLAKETHVIFVASTNGEGEAPDNAIELHEFLQSKKAPKLSNLQYGVIGLGDSSYEFFCQTAKDFDNYLAKLGAKSFVDRLDCDVDYEESATEWRAKALEQVKETLSTGTEADVVQLPVGQAAAGHSQYTKQNPYTATLLTSQKITGRDSGKDVRHIEIDLDESGITYQPGDALGVWFENSSELANQILSKVGLSGIESVDVDGDNLSLHSALVSKFEITSSNPQLVTKFAELSGSKKLIKLVEDKDKLREYAGNTQVVDVLAEKKTKLSADELIGLLRKLTPRLYSIASSQAEVDEEVHLTVGLVEYQKGDESRLGGASSFLAQRLEEGGEVKVFVENNNNFKLPQDDNTPIIMVGPGTGIAPFRSFVQERENNDAEGKSWLFFGDRTFTQDFLYQVEWQRYLKSGALTKLDVAFSRDQKEKVYVQDRLIEQAEQVWQWLQEGAYLYVCGDATRMAKDVHEALVTIAEKHGNQSREQAEQYINDLRKAKRYQRDVY comes from the coding sequence ATGTCTTTAAATAAGAAAGAGTCTTCACAAAATAATAATGCACAGTCTGGGGCTAATGAGTTACCTGGGCTAGCAGCACCACTTAATGACCAACAATTGGGTCATCTTCAGCAAACTGTTTCTGAATTATCTTCTCAACAACTGGCATGGGTCAGTGGTTACCTTTGGGGTGTGAGCCAAACTCAGCCTGTGGGTGCCGCCGCGCCAATCGCTCAAGCAGCCGCTGCAGTAGCGGCAAAGCCTGCGGGTAAGCTCAGCATTATCTTCGCTTCCCAAACTGGTAATGCGAAAGGTGTCGCTGAATCGCTTGAAGCAGAAGCGAAAGCCTTAGGGATTGCTGTCGAGCTTTTTGATGCAAGTGATTATAAAGGTAAGAACTTAGCCAAAGAGACACACGTCATTTTTGTGGCTTCAACCAATGGTGAGGGCGAAGCCCCTGATAACGCTATTGAGTTGCATGAATTCCTTCAATCGAAGAAAGCGCCAAAATTATCAAACCTACAATACGGTGTGATCGGTTTAGGTGACTCAAGCTATGAGTTCTTCTGCCAAACGGCTAAAGACTTCGATAACTACCTCGCTAAGCTTGGTGCTAAATCGTTTGTCGACCGTCTTGATTGTGATGTTGATTACGAAGAGTCAGCAACGGAATGGCGCGCTAAAGCATTAGAGCAAGTAAAAGAGACGCTATCGACAGGCACTGAAGCCGATGTGGTTCAATTACCAGTAGGCCAAGCGGCTGCCGGTCATTCGCAATACACCAAACAAAATCCATACACAGCGACTCTATTAACGAGCCAAAAGATCACCGGTCGTGATTCGGGCAAAGATGTTCGTCATATCGAGATTGATCTTGATGAGTCGGGTATTACTTACCAACCGGGTGATGCGCTAGGCGTATGGTTTGAAAACAGTTCAGAACTCGCTAATCAGATCCTTTCTAAGGTTGGGCTGTCTGGTATCGAAAGTGTCGATGTCGATGGTGACAACTTGTCTTTGCATAGCGCACTCGTCAGTAAATTCGAGATTACATCTTCAAACCCTCAGCTTGTGACTAAGTTTGCTGAGCTTTCGGGCAGCAAGAAGTTAATTAAGCTGGTGGAAGATAAAGACAAGCTTCGTGAATATGCGGGTAATACTCAAGTTGTCGATGTTTTAGCTGAGAAGAAAACCAAGCTATCGGCTGATGAATTGATTGGCCTACTACGTAAGTTAACGCCACGTCTCTACTCTATTGCGTCAAGCCAAGCTGAAGTGGATGAAGAAGTTCACTTGACGGTTGGTCTGGTTGAATACCAAAAGGGCGATGAATCTCGTCTGGGTGGCGCTTCAAGTTTCTTAGCTCAACGCCTTGAAGAAGGTGGTGAAGTTAAGGTGTTTGTAGAGAACAACAATAACTTCAAACTGCCGCAAGACGACAACACACCAATTATCATGGTCGGCCCGGGTACAGGTATCGCACCTTTCCGTAGTTTTGTTCAAGAGCGTGAAAACAATGACGCTGAAGGTAAAAGCTGGTTGTTCTTTGGTGACCGTACCTTTACTCAAGATTTCTTATATCAAGTTGAATGGCAGAGGTATCTTAAATCTGGTGCATTAACCAAGCTTGATGTTGCGTTTAGTCGTGATCAAAAAGAAAAGGTTTATGTTCAAGACCGATTAATTGAGCAGGCAGAGCAGGTTTGGCAATGGCTTCAAGAGGGCGCGTACCTCTATGTATGTGGCGATGCAACTCGAATGGCAAAAGATGTTCATGAAGCGTTAGTTACGATAGCGGAAAAACATGGCAATCAGAGCCGCGAGCAAGCTGAACAATATATTAATGATTTACGTAAAGCGAAACGTTACCAAAGGGATGTGTACTAA
- the cysI gene encoding assimilatory sulfite reductase (NADPH) hemoprotein subunit translates to MSKQVIEQEVLGQVLGPLADNERLKRESKNLRGTIEQDLQDRITGGFTADNFQLIRFHGMYQQDDRDIRNERTKQKLEPLHNVMLRARMPGGIITPKQWLAIDKFADESTSYGSIRLTTRQTFQFHGVLKPNIKLMHQTLNSIGIDSIATAGDVNRNVLCTTNPVESELHQEAYEWAKKISEHLLPKTRAYAEIWLDGEKLATTDEEPILGSNYLPRKFKTTVVIPPQNDVDVHANDLNFIAIAKDGKLVGFNVLVGGGLAMTHGDTSTYARKADDFGFVPLDKTLDVAAAVVTTQRDWGNRSNRKNAKTKYTLDRVGIDVFKAEVEKRAGVEFSESRPYEFTGRGDRIGWAEGIDGKHHLALFIENGRLLDFPGKALKTGVAEIAKIHKGDFRMTANQNLIVAGVPKSQKAQIEKLARQYGLMDDAVSEQRKNSMACVAFPTCPLAMAEAERFLPEFVTDVEDILKKHGLPEEDNIILRITGCPNGCGRAMLAELGLVGKAPGRYNMHLGGNKAGTRIPKMYKENITSAQILEEIDSLVGRWATERTDKEGFGDFTIRAGIIEEVIISKRDLHA, encoded by the coding sequence ATGAGCAAGCAAGTAATAGAGCAAGAAGTGCTAGGTCAAGTACTGGGACCTTTGGCTGACAATGAACGTCTGAAGCGTGAAAGTAAAAATCTTCGCGGTACGATTGAACAAGATCTTCAAGATAGAATTACGGGTGGCTTTACTGCTGATAACTTTCAGTTGATCCGCTTCCACGGTATGTACCAACAAGACGACCGTGATATTCGTAATGAACGTACCAAGCAAAAGCTAGAACCTTTACATAACGTAATGCTTCGTGCGCGTATGCCAGGCGGCATCATCACTCCTAAGCAGTGGCTCGCGATTGATAAATTCGCAGATGAAAGCACCTCTTATGGTTCTATCCGTCTTACAACTCGTCAAACCTTCCAGTTCCATGGTGTATTGAAGCCGAACATTAAGTTAATGCACCAAACGCTAAACAGTATTGGTATTGATTCGATCGCAACTGCGGGTGACGTAAACCGAAATGTTTTGTGTACCACAAACCCGGTTGAGTCCGAGCTCCATCAAGAAGCCTACGAGTGGGCGAAAAAGATCAGTGAACATCTATTACCTAAGACTCGTGCTTATGCTGAGATCTGGTTAGATGGTGAAAAGCTAGCAACAACGGATGAAGAACCTATCCTCGGTAGTAACTACTTACCACGTAAGTTCAAGACGACGGTTGTAATTCCTCCACAGAATGACGTAGATGTTCATGCTAACGATCTTAACTTCATCGCGATTGCTAAAGATGGAAAGCTGGTGGGCTTTAACGTATTAGTGGGCGGTGGTCTTGCTATGACGCACGGCGATACTTCTACTTATGCACGTAAAGCTGACGATTTCGGTTTTGTGCCATTAGATAAAACGTTAGATGTAGCAGCTGCGGTGGTAACGACTCAGCGTGACTGGGGTAACCGTTCGAACCGTAAGAATGCCAAAACCAAATACACACTAGACCGTGTTGGTATTGATGTATTCAAAGCCGAAGTAGAAAAACGTGCAGGCGTTGAGTTTTCTGAAAGCCGTCCATATGAGTTTACTGGCCGTGGCGATCGTATCGGTTGGGCGGAAGGCATTGATGGTAAGCACCACTTAGCGTTATTCATCGAAAATGGTCGTTTACTTGATTTCCCAGGTAAAGCGCTGAAAACAGGTGTTGCTGAAATAGCGAAGATCCACAAAGGTGACTTCCGCATGACAGCGAACCAAAATCTCATTGTTGCAGGTGTACCTAAGAGCCAAAAGGCACAAATTGAAAAGCTGGCACGTCAATACGGTCTGATGGATGATGCCGTTTCAGAACAGCGCAAGAACTCAATGGCGTGTGTGGCATTCCCAACATGTCCGTTAGCAATGGCAGAAGCCGAACGTTTTCTTCCTGAGTTTGTAACGGATGTTGAAGACATTCTGAAGAAACACGGATTACCAGAAGAAGATAACATCATCCTTCGCATTACAGGCTGTCCAAACGGCTGTGGTCGTGCAATGTTGGCTGAACTTGGTTTAGTCGGCAAGGCTCCAGGGCGTTACAACATGCACTTAGGTGGCAACAAAGCCGGAACTCGTATTCCTAAGATGTATAAAGAGAACATCACGTCAGCTCAGATTTTAGAAGAGATTGATTCGCTGGTGGGGCGTTGGGCTACGGAACGAACGGATAAGGAAGGGTTCGGTGATTTTACAATCCGAGCTGGCATCATCGAAGAGGTGATCATTTCAAAGAGGGATCTGCATGCATAA